The Lysinibacillus timonensis nucleotide sequence TAAAAATGCAAATAGCATTTTTTACTTTCTCATTAAAGCATTCGTTGAACTAGGTAATTTTTTATTAACTTTATACTTTTTGTTTTCCTAATTTATTTCCTAAAATATAAAAATTTTATTTGTATTTGCAGTATAGTAAAAAAATTTTTTAGAATTTTTTATAGAAGGGTGTCTTTTAGTGGTCGAACACAATTGTATATAAAAATTCACGTATATCCCTATAATTCTTAGTAGTTTAATAAAAATAACCGGAAAGCAGCATTTAACTTTCCGGTTATTAGATCGAATAATCATATTTTAAAATACTAATATATGTTATCTCAATATTGTCTAATAGCACTTTCCCCACAAACAACATCAACACGGTTTGACTAATATAATTGGTTAGCGCCCGCCATACTACCGAAAATTTTAATGGGCTTAACAAATCCGCGCTAGTCATTTGAATTAGCGTATGAAGTTAGTGCTCCCTAACGGAAAAATAATACGAACCTTTGTGCCTTCTCCTGCTTTCGAAGTTAATGTAATCCCCAATCCAAGCTGTTCTGCAAGTTTTTGGCACAAGTACAGTCCGATGCCGGTAGACCTCCCAAATTTTCTTCCGTTCTCGCCAGTAAACCCTTTTTCAAACACTCGTTTTACATCCTTCTCTATCATCCCAATACCATTATCCTCTATAGTAAGGACGATATTGTTTTCATTTTGAATCGTATATATTTTAACTTTTCCATTACGGTCCTTCATGTATTTAATAGAGTTTCCTATTAGTTGATTTACTATGAATTCAAGCCATTTCGCATCGCTATAAATTGTACCTTCAACAGCTTCCATATCAACTGAAATATTTTTGCGTATAAAGTCTCTGGAGTTTCTTTTGATAACGTTTCGAACAACGGTAGGTAAAGAGATTTCTTTAATAAGGTAATCCTTGCTGACATTATTACTTCTCGAATAGTAAAGTACCTGTTCAATATATTCTTCAATTTTCCTTATTTCATGGTTGATGTTTCTCGTAATATCATTTTGATTATTTTCAATCATTAATCTTGTGGATGCGATAGGGGTCTTGATTTCATGTACCCACGTTTCAATATACTCTCGATAGTCACTTTGCATATCTCGATAATGCTTCACATGCTCATGCATATCCTTATCTGTCTGCTGTAATAAATTATATAAAATCTTTCCTTCAATGAATTCTGGCTCTTTCATGATTTCAGAAAGCAAATATTTCTGATCCAGATTCTCCATGATGTTGTTTATCTCGTTGTAAAAATTCCTATGTTTTATAAATTCAATCATAATATAAGAGAGCAGGGGGAAAAACCATATGCAG carries:
- a CDS encoding HAMP domain-containing sensor histidine kinase, which codes for MTIKDYLKDRTTFLLINFVLFVIISAIMYLVNMSHNIIFLTFCIWFFPLLSYIMIEFIKHRNFYNEINNIMENLDQKYLLSEIMKEPEFIEGKILYNLLQQTDKDMHEHVKHYRDMQSDYREYIETWVHEIKTPIASTRLMIENNQNDITRNINHEIRKIEEYIEQVLYYSRSNNVSKDYLIKEISLPTVVRNVIKRNSRDFIRKNISVDMEAVEGTIYSDAKWLEFIVNQLIGNSIKYMKDRNGKVKIYTIQNENNIVLTIEDNGIGMIEKDVKRVFEKGFTGENGRKFGRSTGIGLYLCQKLAEQLGLGITLTSKAGEGTKVRIIFPLGSTNFIR